The segment ATCACCGTGAACGATGTGCGCTCGGCCAGCGGCGGCTTCTTCGCGGGCGCGCCGCCCCGCGCGGCGCGGTTCCGCGGCCTCCGCGCGTGGCGCATCCGCAAAGGCCGGTAACGGGAGGATACAAGACATGCAGTACACGACGGCGACGCTGCTGGTGCGGCCGGAATCCGACCCCGCCGACCCGGACGCGATCCTGAACATCACGCCCGCGCGCGCGGGTTGGCAGTTCATCCATTTTCAGGCACGGCGGCTCGGCGCGGGCGCCAAATGGACGTTTGCCACCGGCGAGCACGAACTCGCGCTCGTGAATTTCAGCGGTGCCTATGCGGTCACGTCAAACCGCGGCGCGTGGCGCTTCGGCGGGCGGGCCAACCCGTTCGCGGGCGCCGCGCACGCGCTCTACCTCCCCCGCCGCACCGAATTCACCGTCGCCGCGGAAACGCCCGGGGAATTCGCCGCCGCATGGGTGCCCACGGACCAGGACAACGACCCGTGGCTCATCCAGCCTGGGGACGTTCGCGTTTCCATCCGCGGCGGCGACAACGTGAGCCGCCAGATTAACGACCTGCTGCCCCCGGGCTCGCCCGTGCACCGGCTGGTCCTCGTGGAGGTGTATACGCCTGGCGGGAACTGGAGCAGCTATCCGCCGCACAAACACGATGTGCATCTCGTGGATGAACGCGGCGCTCTCGTCGAAGCGGACCTCGAAGAGGTCTATTTCTACAAGTTCGATCTGCCCGGGGGCTACGCGTTTCAGCGCGTCTACACCGACGCGAGCTGCCCGCTGCATCAGCAGGGCGCGCCCATCGATGCCGTGCTCATGCCGGTCGAGGACTGCGCCGTCCTCGTGCCGGAAGGCTACCATCCCGTCGTGAGCCCGCCCGGCTACACAACGTATTATCTCAATGTGCTGGCGGGCAGCGCCCAATGCCTGGCCAACCGCGACGACCCAAGATATGGCTGGGTCAAACACACATACCGCGGCGCGGATGACCGGCTGCCCTTGTATTAGGCCCGGCGGCAAAAGGAGCCAAGCGTTATGTCCCGTTCCTACGACAGCCTGCATATGGGGCGGTCTTCTATTGACCTCTACAGCAACGACGTGGGCTCGCCGTTTCCCGAAATCAGGAGCTTCGCCGCGTACGTCGGCGGGTCGCCCACCAACATCAGCGTGGGGTTGCGGCGGCTGGGATTGAAACCCGCGCTGCTGACCGCCGTCGGCGCGGACCCGGTCGGCGATTTCATCCTCGATTTTCTGCGGAAGGAAGGCGTCGAGACGCAGTTTATCCCGGTGAAAGGCGACCGCCGCACCAGCGCGGTGGTCCTGGGCATCGAGCCGCCGGACAAGTTCCCGCTCGTGTACTACCGCGAGAACTGCGCGGATATCGCGCTGACCATCGACGACGTGCTGGCCGCGCCTTTGGCCGATTGCCGCGTATTCCAGTTCGCCGGCACAAACCTCAGCCGCGAGCCCAGCAGAAGCGCCACCTTCTTCGCCGCCGAACTTGCCCGGCAGGCGGGCGTCGAGGTCGTCTTTGATATCGATTTCCGGCCCGACCAGTGGCACGACCCGCGCGCGTTCGGCGTCATGGCCCGCGCCATGCTGCCCCTCGTCGACATCGTCCTCGGCACGGAAGACGAGATCAACGCCGCCCTGCTCCAGGACCCCGCCCAGATCAAGCTGACCCATTCACAAGTCTCCGATACCAAGGTGGGCGGCGACATCGAGGCCAACATCGCCGCCCTGCTCGCGCTTGGGCCAAAGGCGCTGTTGCAGAAACGCGGCGCGGAGGGACTCCGCATCCACCTTGCGCGCCCCGACGGTCTCCCCGAGCGCATCGACTGCCCCGGATTCCCCGTCGAGGTCTACAATATCCTCGGCGCGGGCGACGCGTTCGCTGCCGGGTTTCTCTGCGGCTACCTGCGCGGCGAAGGCTGGTACCGGGCCGGGCGCATGGGCACGGCGTGCGGCGCGATCGTGGTCACGCGGCACGGCTGCGCGAATTTCATGCCGACTTTTGACGAAATGGCGGCGTTTATCGACCAATGTGGCGGTTTTTAGCGATATGAAGATTGGGACGGACCGTCATAATCAGGGTTCCCGTGGCGTGAACCGGCGCACGTTCCTCGGGGCGGCGGCCACCGGAGTCTGGGCGGCGTCAGGCGCGTTTTCCGCCGCTGAACCCGTGCAGGACGGCGTGCCTCCAAATCTCGTGTTCGTGTTCGCGGACCAGTGGCGCGCACAGGCCACGGGGTATTCGGGGGACCCGAACGCACGCACGCCGCACCTCGACCGGCTCGCGTCCGAGAGCGTGAATTGCGTCAATGCGGTATCGGGATGCCCAGTGTGTTCGCCTTATCGCGCGAGCCTGATGACGGGCCGGTACCCGCTGAAGCACGGCGTGTTTCTGAACGACGTGTGCCTGAACACGGAGGCGGTGTCGTTCGCGCAGGCGTTGAACGCGGCGGGCTATCAGACGGCCTACATCGGGAAGTGGCACCTGGACGGACACGGCCGCTCGAACTTCATCCCGCCGGAGCGCCGCCAGGGGTTCCAGTTCTGGCGCGCGCAAGAATGCACGCACGACTACAACAACTCCGCGTACTTCGCCGGCACGGGGGAACCGCTGAAGTGGGAGGGTTACGACGCCATCGCGCAGACGCGCGAAGCACAGCGGTATATCCGCGAAGAAACCGGGGAAAGGCCCTTTGCCCTGTTTGTGTCCTGGGGACCGCCGCATAACCCCTACGAGACCGCGCCAGAGCCTTTTCGGGCGCTCTACGAGCCCGGGACGCTCGTGCTGCGTCCCAATGTGCCCGAAGCCGCGCAACAGATGGCCCGGCGCGACCTCGCGGGCTACTATGCGCACTGCACCGCGCTCGACCAATGCGTGGGCGACCTCCTGGACACGGTGCGCGAGGCCGGCTTGGAGAAAGACACTATCTTCGTGTTCACATCGGACCACGGCGACATGCTGGGCTCCCAAGGTGAACAGCGAAAGCAGCGCCCCTGGGACGAGGCGGTGCGCGTGCCGCTGCTCGTGCGTTTTCCGGCGCGATGGGGACACACCCGCCGGGAACGGAGCCATCCGGTCAGCACGCCGGACCTCATGCCGACGCTGCTGGCCCTGTGCGGGGTCGCGCCGCCGCCTACGGCTGAAGGCAGCGACTTTTCCGCTTACTGGGATGGCGGGCCGCCGCCGGGCGGGCCCGGGGCGCTCATCGCCTGCTATGCGCCCTTCGGCGAATGGACGCGCGCCAAGGGCGGACGCGAGTACCGCGGCCTGCGCACCGAACGCTACACCTACGTGCGCGACTTGCAGGGGCCGTGGCTGCTCTACGACAACGAGGACGACCCCTGCCAGCAGCAGAACCGCTGCGACGACCCGGCATTCGCCGCTGTCCAAGGAGAACTCAACGCGGCACTCGACCACGTGCTCGAAGAACGGCGCGACGAATTCCTCGCCGGCGATATCTACATCCGGCGTTGGGGTTATCACGTCGACGCCAACGGCACAGTGCCGTACACGCCGTAAGAGCGGGGCCCGGGAATCCCATTGCAGGCGGGCGCAAATACCTGGCCGTCGCGTTCTCCTCCCTCTCGCACCGGCGCGACGCACGCAGATGCTCACAAGGATTCCTCCCCTGCAACGGCGGAGAGACGGGCACAGACACCGCGAGCAAGGCGCGCCTGTGGTACCATGCCTCATCCTGAAAGCGAGGGAGCGGGACAATGCGCCTCAACTGGCTCGAACGCGTGCTGGTGAACAGCCCCTTCGACACATTTCTGCTTCGCCATTTTGAAGCACGGCGGCTCCTGGCAATGGGCGGGCAAGTCCGGGGCGAGCTTGCCCTTGAAATAGGCTGCGGACAGGGCGTGGGCGCCGCGGCTATCACGGACATCTTCGGCGCGGCGCGGGTACACGCTTTCGACATCGACCCGGCCATGCTCCGCCGCGCAAGGCGCCGGCTTCGCCCGCGCAAAGACACGGTCCGCCTCTGGCGCGGCGATGCCACGGCCATTCCCATACCCGACAACAGATACGACGCCGTTTTTGATTTCGTGGTGATACATCACATTCCCGATTGGCAGCATGCACTGCGCGAGATCTTCCGCGTATTGAAGCCCGGCGGCCGTCTCTACGCGCAGGAGGGGCTGCGGCGGCTTGTTCTCAATCCCGTGATTCGCCGCCTGGTAGTTCACCCGGAAGACGACCCATTCGATCACGCCATGTTCTGCAGCGGCCTTGAGACGGCTGGTTTCCATATCGAGAACGCCTGGCATTTCCATGAATGGTTTGGTTTCTATATCGCCGACAAACCCGGACAAGGCGCTGCGGGCGAGATGCGCCGGAACCCGGGCTGAATTGCCGGAACGTGAATGGCAGATTCCAGGGAGGGCACAGATTTATGCGGCTTGTTATTCTTGTGACGGTCTGCGGCGTGGGGTATGCGCAGGCGGCAGACTGGCAGGCCCTGGCCGGCCCGGAAGCAGCGCCCGATGTCATTGCGCCGATTCACGCCCCGTTTGCAATGCCGCAGCTTGACCGGCCCGTATTCCCGGATGCGGTTTTCCCGATCACGGATTTTGGCGCGGAACCGGGCGGCGTGGTAAAGAACACGCGGATGATCCAGGCGGCTATCGATGCATGCGCCGAGGCGGGCGGAGGAGTTGTGCTGTGCCCGGCGGGGCTCTGGCTGACCGGCGCCATTCATCTGCGGAGCAACATCAACCTGCACCTTGCGGAAGGGGCGGTGCTGCGGTTTTCGGACGACCCGCGGGACTATCTCCCCGTGGTGTTCACACGCTGGGCCGGATTCGAATGTTACAACTATTCCCCACTCGTTTATGCGAGGGATTGTCAGAACATCGCCATCACGGGACCGGGCGCGCTCGAGGGCAACGGCCGCCCTTGGTGGACCTGGGCCGAACGCCAGTCGGACACCGCCATGTTCATGTACAAGGAACAGATACTGAAGGGCGTGCCGCCGGAAGACCGCGTTTACGGCGCCGTGGAAGCGGGCCTTCGCCCGCAATTCATCAGTCCGATTCACTGTTCTCATGTGCTGCTCGAAGGATTCACGATTGCGGAACCCGGACCCTTCTGGACGATCGACCTGGTCTATTGCGACCATGTCGTGGTGCGTAGACTCCGCGTCATGACCGAGGGCGGACCGAACACCGACGGCATCAACGTGGATTCGAGCGCCAACGTGCTCATCGAGCATTGTCTTCTCAATACCGGCGACGATTGCGTCTGCATGAAATCGGGCATGAACGAGGACGGCTGGCGCGTGGGCAAGCCCACGGAGAACGTGGTGATCCGCTACATCCGCACCGCGCACGGCCATGGCGGCGCGGTATTCGGCAGCGACATGAGCGGCGACATCCGGAATGTCTACGTCCATTCCTGCATTTATGACGGCACCGCCTTGGGTATTCGCCTGAAATCGACGCGCGGGCGCGGCGGCGTGGTCGAGAAGCTGTGGTTTGAAGACATTCTCATGCGGAATATCGCCGCGGAAGCGATTCAGATTTCAACCGCCTACAGCGCCTGGATGGGCACCACGGAGGGTAAAGCGCCGCTGTTCCGCGACATCTCGTTCCGGAATATCAGCGTGGAAGGCGCGCGGCAGTCCATCAACATCGAAGGTCTGCCCGAGGCCCCGGTGCAGGATATCCGCATGGAAAACCTCTCGATAGCGGCCGAAGAAGGCATGGATGCCGCGCATCTGCAGGGATTCCAGATGGAAAACGTTACGGTGCGGCATTGAGCGCCTGGCTGATGGCGTCCAGCCGGGCCGTGCCCTCGCTCAACGTGGGGCATAACCAGCCGCCCTCGTCGAATTCGTTCCAGGCGTAGATGAGCACGGCCTGTGCCTTCGCGGCGCCGGGATGTTGCCTGCACCATTGCAGCGCTTTTTCGAGGTGCCCGGCCAATTCCTGGGGCTGCGGCGTTTCGTAATACTGCTCGATGTCTCCTCCGCGAACCCACGGAACGGGCGTCTGCACGCGCGGGCGCATGTCCCAACCCGCGCTGACGAGCGGCGCCACTTCGCAGCCCGTTGCCCGAAAGGCGTCCCACCATCGCTCCGTGTGCGCGGCAAGCGCGGCATAGGGCGCCCCCTTGGCGCCGCCGTTGGACGCATACGCGCCGATCGCGTCCAAGCCGAGCGTCTCAAGCTGTTCTTTAAGGAGGTCCGGCGACCACCCCTGCGCGACGATGTACGGGTTGCCGGTTCCCGCCTCTTGCGCCGCGGCGCGCAGCTGGTCAAAGGCGGCGCGCGCGTCCGCCCACGTCTCGAAGCGGCCGGAGCCAACCAGGTCGCCCACACTGTAGAGATACACCAGAGGGCGATTCTCCAGGACGGTTTGATACGCCGGATCCCCGAAAGCGGCCACGTAGCGCTGCATCTTGCCGGGCCACGCGGCCGCGCCGCCCCTGCCCTCCCATCCGCCTTGCAGGTTCAGACAGAAACGGATGTCCGATTTGTGCGCGCTTGACAGATAGTTCCGCAGGCCAAGGCTCAGCGCGTGGTCCTCGGGATAGACGACGAAGGCCCAGTAGTCGAGTCCCGCCGCGTGCGCATACGCGATTTCCCGGTCCATGATCTGCTGGGTATTGCCGCGCGCCTCGACCGCGTTATCGCCCACCACCTTGCCAAAAAAAGGCACACGATAGTGCCATTGTTCCGGGGCGAGCGTTCGCTCCACGGTCAGGCCCACTTCGGACGCCGGCCCGTGCCACGCGTCCCAACGGATGGCGCCGACGACGGGACGCGTCCCGGGGGTCTCAGCGCAAACCTGCGCGGGAAGCGCCAACAGCAAAAGAGTACTCGCAAACAACGTCATATCACGCATCATTTCCCGGTTGCTTCTTCTCCCCGCCATCCGTCCTGGGCACGCGTCAAGTCTAACACGACCCGTGCCAGCGCCGGGGTATTCCAAACGCCGCCGGGCGCGCCCTGGCATTGGGCGGGCGAGCGATTTGTGCTAGAGTGGGGCTTGGGAAACGGGACGTTTCCTCAAGGGACCGGCCAGAGCGCGGACTTGTCGAATCATCGGGGAACTGTATCGTGTGCAGTCAATACGGCGGTTATGCGGGGAAGGTATTGCGGGTCGACCTTCGCACGCGGGAAGTGGACGAGTATCCCTGGACGGATGAAGACCGCACGTTGTATCTGGGCGGCAAGATAATGGCCGCGAAGATTCTGTACGACAACATCGCTGCGGGCACGGACGCCTATGCGCAGGATAACGTGCTCGTCGTTTCGACAGGACCATTGACGGGCACATCCGTGCCGTCGTCGAGCCGGTTTAACATCTCGTCGGTTTCGCCCTTGACCGGTTTCTGCGCGTCCTCGAACTGCGGCGGCGATTTTGGCCTCAGGCTGAAAAAGGCGGGCTACGACGCGCTGGTGATCACGGGAAAGGCGTCCGTGCCGGTCTGGATTGAGATCACGGAAGACAACGTCGTGTTTCACGATGCGGGGGACCTCTGGGGCAAAACGACCGGCGAAACGCAGGAGGCGCTGGGCGAGAGCCGCGGGAAGATCGTCATCGGCCCCGCGGGCG is part of the Candidatus Hydrogenedentota bacterium genome and harbors:
- the iolC gene encoding 5-dehydro-2-deoxygluconokinase, with the translated sequence MSRSYDSLHMGRSSIDLYSNDVGSPFPEIRSFAAYVGGSPTNISVGLRRLGLKPALLTAVGADPVGDFILDFLRKEGVETQFIPVKGDRRTSAVVLGIEPPDKFPLVYYRENCADIALTIDDVLAAPLADCRVFQFAGTNLSREPSRSATFFAAELARQAGVEVVFDIDFRPDQWHDPRAFGVMARAMLPLVDIVLGTEDEINAALLQDPAQIKLTHSQVSDTKVGGDIEANIAALLALGPKALLQKRGAEGLRIHLARPDGLPERIDCPGFPVEVYNILGAGDAFAAGFLCGYLRGEGWYRAGRMGTACGAIVVTRHGCANFMPTFDEMAAFIDQCGGF
- a CDS encoding glycoside hydrolase family 28 protein produces the protein MRLVILVTVCGVGYAQAADWQALAGPEAAPDVIAPIHAPFAMPQLDRPVFPDAVFPITDFGAEPGGVVKNTRMIQAAIDACAEAGGGVVLCPAGLWLTGAIHLRSNINLHLAEGAVLRFSDDPRDYLPVVFTRWAGFECYNYSPLVYARDCQNIAITGPGALEGNGRPWWTWAERQSDTAMFMYKEQILKGVPPEDRVYGAVEAGLRPQFISPIHCSHVLLEGFTIAEPGPFWTIDLVYCDHVVVRRLRVMTEGGPNTDGINVDSSANVLIEHCLLNTGDDCVCMKSGMNEDGWRVGKPTENVVIRYIRTAHGHGGAVFGSDMSGDIRNVYVHSCIYDGTALGIRLKSTRGRGGVVEKLWFEDILMRNIAAEAIQISTAYSAWMGTTEGKAPLFRDISFRNISVEGARQSINIEGLPEAPVQDIRMENLSIAAEEGMDAAHLQGFQMENVTVRH
- a CDS encoding methyltransferase domain-containing protein, whose amino-acid sequence is MRLNWLERVLVNSPFDTFLLRHFEARRLLAMGGQVRGELALEIGCGQGVGAAAITDIFGAARVHAFDIDPAMLRRARRRLRPRKDTVRLWRGDATAIPIPDNRYDAVFDFVVIHHIPDWQHALREIFRVLKPGGRLYAQEGLRRLVLNPVIRRLVVHPEDDPFDHAMFCSGLETAGFHIENAWHFHEWFGFYIADKPGQGAAGEMRRNPG
- the iolB gene encoding 5-deoxy-glucuronate isomerase, whose translation is MQYTTATLLVRPESDPADPDAILNITPARAGWQFIHFQARRLGAGAKWTFATGEHELALVNFSGAYAVTSNRGAWRFGGRANPFAGAAHALYLPRRTEFTVAAETPGEFAAAWVPTDQDNDPWLIQPGDVRVSIRGGDNVSRQINDLLPPGSPVHRLVLVEVYTPGGNWSSYPPHKHDVHLVDERGALVEADLEEVYFYKFDLPGGYAFQRVYTDASCPLHQQGAPIDAVLMPVEDCAVLVPEGYHPVVSPPGYTTYYLNVLAGSAQCLANRDDPRYGWVKHTYRGADDRLPLY
- a CDS encoding sulfatase yields the protein MKIGTDRHNQGSRGVNRRTFLGAAATGVWAASGAFSAAEPVQDGVPPNLVFVFADQWRAQATGYSGDPNARTPHLDRLASESVNCVNAVSGCPVCSPYRASLMTGRYPLKHGVFLNDVCLNTEAVSFAQALNAAGYQTAYIGKWHLDGHGRSNFIPPERRQGFQFWRAQECTHDYNNSAYFAGTGEPLKWEGYDAIAQTREAQRYIREETGERPFALFVSWGPPHNPYETAPEPFRALYEPGTLVLRPNVPEAAQQMARRDLAGYYAHCTALDQCVGDLLDTVREAGLEKDTIFVFTSDHGDMLGSQGEQRKQRPWDEAVRVPLLVRFPARWGHTRRERSHPVSTPDLMPTLLALCGVAPPPTAEGSDFSAYWDGGPPPGGPGALIACYAPFGEWTRAKGGREYRGLRTERYTYVRDLQGPWLLYDNEDDPCQQQNRCDDPAFAAVQGELNAALDHVLEERRDEFLAGDIYIRRWGYHVDANGTVPYTP